DNA from Ancylothrix sp. D3o:
GTGTATTTCAATGGCATCTGGAAGCGCTGAAAACACCACCGGCACAAGGGCGCTGGGGGTGAAAACATAGGAACGGGTGGAAATGTGTCCAATGGGGCACAAAGGCACACAGCGTCCGCAGCCGTAACAGCGTTCGTCTAAAACGCCTGAGTATGCCGGCAGCTTATCTGTAGGGGCTGGTTTATCGAGTTGGAAAGTTGGTGGCTTAAATGTCGATGAACCGCCCGGACTTCGGCGTGAGCCTACTTTGCTCTGCTGTTGGTTAAATACTATGGCGTTTGCTGGACAAATACTTTCACAAGGGCGCGGACAGTCAGCCGGGCAAAGGTTAGGGTTAAATTCTGCTTTGCGGAAATGGGGATCTTCCCCATCGTTTAAACTCACCATCAACAGCGGTGAGGGGTTTGGTTTAAACCCCCTACTTTGGGCTTTTGGGGCTAACTGATTAGCCGTTTGTAGTGCTTCTTTTGCAGAGGCTATCACCGCTGGATCTGCTGCCACGTCGATGCAGTCTGCTCCTGCGAGTGCGTAAGCTAAAGTCAGATTTCTTACAGCGGGAAGGTGCTGGAAGCTAGCCCCACAAATGAGCTTGAACCAGTGGCCTTGTTGAAGTGAATTTAACGGCGAGTAAAAATCGTTCACCCTTATATGCTAATCTGCGGTTTCATAAATTGGTACAAGCTAACGAGATTTTTTCTCCGCTAAGCTTGGACTAGGCTGGGATTGTTGGCTAGTTAAGAATGTCGGTTATTTTTTAGTTGGGTGCTTTTTGTTGTCCATCTCAGGAATATTCACCCAATCACTCTCTACATTTAGGGCTGCTGTGTAGCGGTGGCAAATTTCTGCTTTGTTTTTCCCTTCGAGAGAATTTGTCTTCAAGCAAAGCTCTTATTTTTTGGTCATCCTTACTTTAGCAATAAATTTAAGTTTAAAAAAACATTTTATACAGGCGGCGTTGATTTTTTTAAAAGAATGCAGGTTGAAATAACAACGAATTTCTAAAACCCGGTTTTTCTGTCAAACCGGGTTTTGTAATGGTTAATCAGCAATCGCACTCATCAAAACTTCTGTAAGCGTCATGCCTTCCATATCATCAAGCGTGACGGTATCGACAATATCAAATTTAGCACCGGCACCCTGTAATTCATCATCAAGTGCTTTTAAAAAGCGGGTGGCGGTTGCATCGTTTCCTACTTGAATCATCGAAATAGCCAATTCTTCATCCCGATCCATTTTTCGAGAGGCTTCAATAATTACTTTCATAACGGCGCGGCGATCATCTGGTTCGCCATCGGTAATGACTAAAATTGTTTCACCGTTGGGTTTTGTTTGACCGGCAGCTTTGCGTTTAAAATAATCATTGGTGGCATCTTCCAAAACAGCGGCTAAATTTGTTGTTCCTGACGGATCATTTTCTTGAAAAATTTGGGCAACTTTGCTAGATGTTACGTTTTCAAACCGGCGAAACCGGCCACTAAAAACATATAGCGTAATGCCATCCGGGTCAAATTGTTCGCATTTTCTCGCCACCGCCAGGGTAGACTCTTCTGCTGTTTGCCAACGATTTCTCCCCCCTGGTTGATCGGGGGTAGACATACTGCCACTTTTGTCAATAATTAAGGTATAATCGCGGTCTTGCACGAGAGATCCTCCTTCCATGATAGGAAATCCTTTTTTATTTATACGGGTTCTGTTTCTAGGGTAGCTAAAATTGTTATTTTTGGCAAAATTTTTCCCAAAAAGATTATGTTAGCTGCCTTGTAATGCTTGTAAATAGTCGATAGCTGCTTCAAGTTTAGATGGATATTTATAAGCAAATTCCTCAAACCATAGTCCCTCCTCAGAAAGCGGATCTAATTTTTTGAGCCATTCTTCGGCTGGTTTTTTCAAGCCTTTTTTTTGCTGAGCAATTAATTGCTGTTGTTTGATTTGTTCTTGTTTAATTTCTTCTTGTTTTTTCAGTTCCTCTGCTTTTTCTTGTTCTTCATATTCAGCTTTAATTTGTTGCAATAAAAAATCTGTTTGGCTTGGTTTGCCGGCAGAAGTTTTCACCGGCACTGTTGGAATTTGGGGGATAACCGGCTTTTGTGCTTGTTTGGGAAGCGCTGGGGGTTTTTCCGGCTGATATTCGGCTTTTAATTCTGCTAACAAGTCATCGATGGATTCCATAATCTTAACCTGAGAAATTATTAATTTCTTCTAATTTAGAGAAAGCCTCTAAGCTGTTAGGATGCTTGAGGCTTGCCCTACTGAATAATTCCGACACTCGCATCATTGATCAGGCAGTTTTCAGCTAGAAATAATGCCCTTAGTCGGAAATAGCTTTGAGTAAAACTTCGGAAAGTGTCATGTCTTCCATATCCTCAATCGTCAGAGTATCAATGATGTCAAATTTAGCGCCAATTTTTTGCAAATCATCATCTAGCGCTTTGAGAAATTGAGTGGCGGTTGCATCCGTGCCCACCTGAATTAAAGAAATAGCTAACTCTTCATCTTTATCTATTTTACCAGAAGCTTCAATAATCACCCGCATTACTGCTTTGCGGTCGTCTGGTTCCCCATCTGTTACAACTAAAATTGTTTCACCATTTAATTTTGTTTTCCCGGCTGCTTTGTTGGTAAAATAATTATTCAAAGCATCTTGAAGCACAGAAGCTAAATCGGTTCTGCCTACCGGCTCATTTTCTATAAAAATCTGCTCTACTTTACTAGATGTGACATTTTCGTAGCGTTTAAACTTGCCAGAAAACATATAAACAGTAATTCCATCAGGGTCTAAATCTTCGCATTTTCTTGCTAAAGCTAGGGTAGATTCTTGCATAACCTCCCATCGCGTTTTTCCCCCTGTTTGATCTCGCGTAGACATACTGCCGCTTTTATCAATAATCAGTGTATAATCGCGTTCTGTTATAGAAACTCCTGTTTTTTTACCGGTCATTTGTTTTTCCTCACTTGCTACGTTGACGACTACCTGACTGACAGTTTTATTTCCAATTTCTTCAGCGGTGACTGTTTGAGAAATTTTAAACTTAGGGCCGGTTTTCTCAATTTCCTGAGTGAGGTGTTTTAAGAATTCCGTCGCTTCCCTATCCCTACCTATCTGAATAAAGAAAATCTCTAATTCCTTAGCTTTCTCCATTCGGTTAGTAGCTTCTACCACGACTTTAGTAATTGCATTTGGATCGCTTTCCCCATCTGTAATTACAAAGATAGCTTCTCCATTTAACTTGGTCTGACCCCTGGCTTTTCTTGTAAAATAGCTATCAGTTGCATTTTTTAAAACCCCTGCTGTATTAGTACCGCCACCTGGTTTATTACTTGTAAAAATTTCCGCTACGGTTGCAGATTGGATGTTATCATAGCATTCCCACTTATCTGAAAACAGGTAAATAGTAATGCCATCTGGATCGAAGGTTTCACATTGACTGGCTAGGGCTAAGGCTGCTTCCTGTGCCGCCACCCACCGGCTTTTCCCATCAAGTATATCGGTAGCATTCATACTGCCACTTTTGTCAATAATCAGCGTGTAATCACGATCTTGTAGCATGGCGATGCCCTGTGCTTATTGAGGTTTACACGATTGTACAGTTTCATGGCGGGAAGCCCAATCATAAATTTTGATGGAGATGATAGAATGACAGCCTCGTAGTTATACCCCAGCCAAAATTTCCTTAGCTATTTAGTCTGTAATGGCATTAAGTAATACTTCTGAAAGTGTCATGTCTTCCATATCATCCATTGTTACGGTATCAACGATATCAAATTTAGCACCGGCACTTTGTAAGTCGTCATCCAAGGCTTTTAAAAATTGTTTAGCAGTTGCATCGGTTCCTACCTGCACAAAAGATATGGCTAATTCTTCATCTCTATCCATTTGGCGAGAGGCTTCAATAATTACGCGCATAACGGCTTTACGATCATCTGGTTCGCCATCAGTTACGACTAAAATTGTTTCGCCGTTTTGTTTTGTTTGACCGCTACGTTTGCGTTTAAAATAATCATTAAGGGCGTCTTCGAGTACACCGGCTAAATTTGTGGTGCCGGAGGGTTCATTTTCTTGGAATAGTTGAGTGACGCGATTTGCTGTAACATTTTCATAGCGTTTAAACCGACCAGAAAACAGATAAACTGTTAATCCATCCGGGTCTAATTCTTCACATTTGCTGGCTAAAGCAAGGGTTGATTCTTGCATGACTGTCCAGCGGCTTTTGTTGCCGGCTTGGTCTTTGGTTGCCATGCTGCCGCTTTTGTCGATAATTAAAGTATAATCTCTGTTTTGTAGCATATCCATTTTTCCTTTTTTCTCCAAGATTTATTATTCGGTTGTGTAGCCACCAATTCCACCGATTGAAATCCGTGGCTACAGGAAGAAAACCCCCTTTGGGGGTTGAAAACAAAACGCAATCTTCACCTAACCTCAACCCCCGGAGGAGGTTTTTTAGTTGTGTAGAGGCCGGTTAAAACCGGTGGCTTAATTAAACACAATCCTCAACGATAACCTCAACCCCCGGAGGGGGTTTTTTAGTTGTGTAGACGCCGATTTTAACCGGTGGCTTAATTGATGGGTTTGTCCTAATTAAGCTGCTGCTAAAGCCTCTTTAAGAGGTTTCCAACTAAATACCCGGTCGCCACCCATTTCAATGATAATTTTTACTTTGGGTTGAATTTTGGGTAAGTTAATCAAGTATTCGATTTCTTGACGTGAGAGCATAGCGCCTTCCAAAATCCACAATACCAAACCTTTTGATTTGGGGGGTAGGTTTTGCAGTTGGGTATCGATGAGAGGGGGTACAAAATATACATAGCCGACGGCGGCGCCGGTGCTGGAGCTTTTTTTGCCGAGGTGTGGGGGACGGATACCGTGAACGCCGGTGAGATAGGCGGATAAGTCGCCTAAACCACGAGATGACAGGTTATAGGTAGTATAACCTCTGGCGCGGATGCGGCGTTGATAGCGTCCTTCGGAGCCGCCTTCAAGCGGTGCGTAGACGGCGACTGCGCCGTTATTTTCGAGATCCCGAATTAATCCGCCGCCGGTGGTGATGAGTGCCATAAGCGTTTTATTTGCCTATCTATAGATTTGTTAAGGGATATTAATATTTTACCCTGAATGGGGGCCGGTGTGGTTTTGTGAAAAAAAAGTAGTTGACATAGAGTTTTTTTTCTTTGTAAAAAGATTTTTAACCGCCATTGACAAGAAGTGATAGGGCTGGCATCATGGCTAGAGAAGAATAAAGAATATAAATATAAAATTCGGCAAAAATTTTTTCGTTTTACAGTTTTTAGCAATAGTGCTTAAGAAACACAAAGATGGCTAGATATGCTAAATCAATTATCAGTGAAATTTGCAACCGGCTACGGTAACTCGGCCAGGCGGTGGAAAACCTGGTTACTTCTTATTCGGATGTGTTTAAAGACTCGCAAATTCAAGCGTGAGTAGAGACATTCCGTCAGGCTCATAAGGAGGCATCCAAGAGGCTAGAGGCTCCTCCCTTAAGTATCCGCAGGAGTGGTAAAATCTTTTCGGGTAAGTCAAAAGCTTTATGTTTGATGTATTACGATTTACTCAAAAATAAATACATGATTGTGAAAGAAGAACAGACTTTTCCCCCTTCCCAAAAAAGACACGCGCTTTATGACAAGTTTCAGGCCAAAATTAGCGCTAATTCTCATTTAACCAGGAGTTTAGTCAGTTTCCAAGCTAATAAACAAAGGCGCTTCTCTGGTTGGTTTAAATATAAAGAAGGCTTTTCCGAACAACTGGTTAATTACCTCCTTGAAAAATTAAAACCCCAACCCGGAATTTTACTAGATCCGTTTGCCGGCACCGGCACAGCCTTATTTGCAGCCAATGCGTTAGGATGGCAAACTCAAGGCATAGAATTATTGCCCGTCGGAGTTTATTCTATCCAAGCACGTCAGATAGCCCAAAACATTAATATTGCAGCTTTCAAAACAGCCGTTGCTGAAATTATCCCTCTTAATTTTACCGACTATTACGATGAAAAATACAGCCTCCAACATATCCCAATTACCCAAGGTGCCTTTGCACCGGCAGAAGAAAAACAACTCACCGGGTATCTTGCCTATTGCCAAAAATATGTAGAAAATTCAGACATCCGCACCCTTCTACTTTATGCCGCTTTTTGTATTCTCGAAGACATCAGCTACACCCGCAAAGACGGTCAATATTTACGCTGGGATTATCGCGCCGGTCGTTCTCAAGCAAAAAAACAATTTACGAAACCAGAAATTTATCCTTTTAAAATAGCTATTCAGCGAAAATTAACCCAAATTACCCAAGATTTGCAGCCAGATAACTTTCAACAACTCAGCTTATTTACCCCTCTTTTTGAAATAGAATCTAATCATATAAAAACAAAAGAGCCGGTTTTATATCAAGGTTCTTGTCTCGAAATACTACCAACAATGCCGGCGCAAAGTATCGATTTTGTCTTAACTTCCCCACCCTATGCAAACCGCTATGATTACACCCGCACCTACGCCCTTGAATTAGTGTTTTTAGGATGCAAAGAAGAGAAAGTAAAACAGCTTCGTCAAGCCATGCTTTCCTGCACAGTCGAAAATAAAGACAAGCAGGATTATTTAAAGCAAATTTATACCAATCAAGCACGGTTACAAGATTTTTTAAAGATAGAATCCACCTTTGAAAAACAGGAAGCCTTGCAAGAAGTATTAGAGGTATTAGAACTTTATCGCCAGCAAGGAAAGCTAAACAACAGCAATATTACTAGAATGCTGCGGAATTACTTTTATGAAATGAGTTTCGTCATCTATGAGTTAGCCCGACTTATCAAACCAGGTGGTATAATTGCAATGGTAAATGATAATGTGCAGTATGCCGGGGAAGAAGTGCCGGTGGATTTAATTTTATGCGACATTGCAGAAAGTTTTGGTTTAAGTGTGCGCCACATTTGGACATTAGAAAGAGGCAAAGGAAATAGTAGTCAGCAAATGGGAAATCATGGCCGCTCAGAAATTCGTAAATCTGTCTATATTTGGGAAAAATGAACTCAGCAGAAACCCACCGCATCAATTATCGTCTCCGATCCACATTCTTTTATCGCAAATTAAAAGAATATCAAACTCTATCCTTTCCTATTAAACTTACTGAACTGGCATCAGTAGCCTGTTTATATAATTGGGAAGAAAGGCAAAATTGGGGCATTGTAGAAGATGCCTTTGCTTACATTAATACCCAGGATAACTTGCAACTCATCGAAGTTTTCTGTCATCCGCGATTAATCCGAGAACACCCTCCCCTCATTGCATATTATCGCAATATTTCCGCTCTTTCTCAAAAAGCTGTTAAGTATTTAGTAAAAGTTGACGTTAAACCCATAGAAAATGACCAAGAAAACCGTTATCCCCTAACTGACTCCCAAGCACACCAACTTTCTCTACTTTTTAATGAACACATTTCCCTGATTATAGCAAGCTCCATAGAAAGTTTTAGCAAAGAGGAACTTTATGGATTATTACTTGCATCCACCGGCGCTCAAATAGATGGATCTTGGCGTAATGCTATCGGGGAAGAAGCAGAAAAAGTCATTCAGCGTCTTCTTATAAAAGAAGCAAAAGAACGCAATCTTTTAGCAGCCTTTATTCCTCGCACCGGCACAGCCATTGAAGTGTTTAATCCTGTTCACTTAGAAGAACAATTAGGAAATATTCAGCGATATCGTGGGTTCATATTAAATAATCAAACATCAATACTTTTTTCCAGTGAGCCTGACGTATCCCTTCTTAGCCCTCCAGGTGCAACAGTTGGTGTAATTGAAGTCAAAGGAGGCGCAGACCCAGCGGGAGCACTGGAGCGTTATGGTGCAGCTAAAAAATCTTTTGAAAAAAGCTTGCAGGAAAATCCATCACTCATCACTATTTTAGTGGCGAGTTGTATTACTTCTGAGGTTCGTTCGAGTGGAAAATGACTCAACGATTTCGATTTATTTCAATTTAACCGAAATTTTATCTGAAAATTCAACAGCTTATCAGCAGTTTGTCCAAAAAGTTTTTTCCTTATTGGGTGCATAAAAGCCGTTTAGCAAAAATACCAACACATCGCAATAGCACCCCCAACCTTACAGAAAACTTGCATAAGCAGGTAAAAAAGGCAAATAAACGGGCTGACAAATATGGGCCTATCTGACTGTTCTCGCGTCGGGACACGGAAATCTCCCTGTACACAAAAATCTCCGCATACAGCAGTTAAGCCCCTACACTGACTAATTTAGCTGTTATTGCCCACCGGCCCCCGCGAAAAAAAAATTTACAAACCCCCTAGACAAACTCACCCAGATAGTTTAGTATCTTAGATTGTCGGCTAAAAACGGCATGGCCAATCTCATAGAGACCGCCACACCCCAAACCGCAGACAAAAAAAACCGAGGATAACCCAAGGTTTACCCCACCTAGATCCGCTAACAAAGGCAAACCAGCCTTGTCAATGATCTAAACAGTGGAGGAAACCAGATGAGTAGCGGCTAAAACCCCTGTATAGCGCAGGCAGACAAGCAAAGCCATCATCCCCATATAAAAACGGATACTAAGCGGCTTGCCGTTTAAGTCCACCGGGAAAACCTCAATCAAGCCAGAGTGACGCTTCTGGCAAGAGACAGTTTAAAACCAGGCCGGTTGAAAAGTTGGCAAGCAGCCAATGCAGCGAAACTCCGAAATATGAGGGGTATGCTGCCGCTTGGCATGACAAAGGTTCACACAAGCTGCGCGTCATAAAAAAAGCAGCAAACTGTAAACCGAAATATAGTAGTGCATACAAAAAGGGAGACCACAGAACCCGTGACTCTAGGTATAATTGGCACCAAACTTGGCATGACCCAAGTATTCGACGAACAAGGAAAAGCAGTACCCGTAACAGTCGTACAAGCCGGCCCCTGTCCCGTAACCCAAATCAAAACAGAAGAAACAGACGGATACACATCCGTTCAAGTTGGCTTCAAAGAAGTAAAACCCAAAGCCCTCAACAAACCCCTCCTCGGCCACCTGAAAAAAGCAGGAGTCGAGCAGCCGGTGCGCCACCTCAAAGAATACCGGCTTGAAAACCCCAGCGAATATCAACTGGGACAACAAATCAAAGCAGACATCTTTACCCCAGGGCAACTCGTAGACGTCACCGGCACAAGCATCGGACGCGGCTTCGCCGGCTACCAAAAACGGCACAACTTCAAACGCGGGCCAATGGCACACGGTTCCAAGAACCACCGCCTCCCCGGTTCCACCGGCGCCGGTACAACCCCTGGCCGCGTCTTCCCCGGCAAACGCATGGCCGGTCGCCTCGGCGGCAAACAAGCCACCATCCGCAAACTCACCATCGTTCGCGTTGATGCAGAACGCAACCTAATTTTGCTCAAAGGTTCCGTCCCCGGAAAACCCGGTGCCCTCCTCAGCATCAAACCCGCCAAAAAAGTAGGGAAATAGGAAGGATAAAGAGTTATACGTCAATTGTCCAAAAGCAAAAACCGAAAAACAATTGACACTCTGACAAAGGACAAATGACAAAGGACAAACAAAATGGTTAACTGTACAGTACGCAACTGGCAGGGAGAGCAAATCGCCGAGGCGACCCTAGAACTAAAAGTTGCAAAAGAAGAAAACGCCTCACACATCGTCCACCGCGCCCTAGTTCGCCAAACAACCAACCAGCGACAAGGCACAGTCTCCACAAAAACCCGCTCCGAAGTACGCGGCGGCGGACGCAAACCCTGGCGGCAAAAAGGAACAGGACGCGCCCGCGCCGGCTCCATCCGCTCACCCCTCTGGAGAGGCGGCGGTGTCATCTTTGGCCCCAAACCCAGAGACTTCAACATCGACATGAACCGCAAAGAACGGCGACTCGCCCTTCGCACAGCCCTAGTCAGCCGTAGCGAAGACCTAATCGTAGTCGAAGACTTTGCACCCAACCTCAGCCAACCCAAAACAAAAGAACTCGTCGCAGCCTTGGGCCGGTGGGGAATCGCCAAAGAAGCCAAAGTTTTAATGATTTTGGCAGAAAAAGACGAAAACATCTATCGCTCAGCACGCAACGTCCCCACCATCAAAATGATTCGAGCAGACGGCTTGAACATCTTTGAGATCCTGAACGCAGACAAAATCCTCACCACCCAAGCCGCCCTCGCCAAAATACAGGAGGTGTACAGTGCTTAAACTAGACGAACGCAAGTTAGCAGACCTAGTGCGCCGGCCCATCGTCACCGAAAAAGCCACAGTCGCCCTAGAGCAAAACAAATACACCTTTGAAGTAGCTCCCAAAGCCACTAAAACAGAAATCAAAGCAGCTATCGAATACCTCTTTGAAGTCAAAGTCATCAAAGTAAACACCCACAAACCCCCACGCAAAAAACGCCGCGTCGGCAAATTTGTAGGCTTCAAACCTCAATACAAACGAGCAGTCGTAACCCTCGCAGAAGGCGACTCCATAACCTTATTCCCCGAAGTCTAAAAAGACAAAGAATAAGAGAGATACAACAGATACCCGAAAAACCAAAAAACAAAAACTATGGGCATCCGTTCCTACAGACCATACACACCAAGCACCCGTCAACGCAGCGTCTCAGACTTTAACGAGATCACCCGCGACGAGCCAGAAAAATCTCTAACCATCTCCGTCCA
Protein-coding regions in this window:
- a CDS encoding VWA domain-containing protein, giving the protein MLQNRDYTLIIDKSGSMATKDQAGNKSRWTVMQESTLALASKCEELDPDGLTVYLFSGRFKRYENVTANRVTQLFQENEPSGTTNLAGVLEDALNDYFKRKRSGQTKQNGETILVVTDGEPDDRKAVMRVIIEASRQMDRDEELAISFVQVGTDATAKQFLKALDDDLQSAGAKFDIVDTVTMDDMEDMTLSEVLLNAITD
- a CDS encoding XcyI family restriction endonuclease, yielding MNSAETHRINYRLRSTFFYRKLKEYQTLSFPIKLTELASVACLYNWEERQNWGIVEDAFAYINTQDNLQLIEVFCHPRLIREHPPLIAYYRNISALSQKAVKYLVKVDVKPIENDQENRYPLTDSQAHQLSLLFNEHISLIIASSIESFSKEELYGLLLASTGAQIDGSWRNAIGEEAEKVIQRLLIKEAKERNLLAAFIPRTGTAIEVFNPVHLEEQLGNIQRYRGFILNNQTSILFSSEPDVSLLSPPGATVGVIEVKGGADPAGALERYGAAKKSFEKSLQENPSLITILVASCITSEVRSSGK
- a CDS encoding site-specific DNA-methyltransferase; this encodes MMYYDLLKNKYMIVKEEQTFPPSQKRHALYDKFQAKISANSHLTRSLVSFQANKQRRFSGWFKYKEGFSEQLVNYLLEKLKPQPGILLDPFAGTGTALFAANALGWQTQGIELLPVGVYSIQARQIAQNINIAAFKTAVAEIIPLNFTDYYDEKYSLQHIPITQGAFAPAEEKQLTGYLAYCQKYVENSDIRTLLLYAAFCILEDISYTRKDGQYLRWDYRAGRSQAKKQFTKPEIYPFKIAIQRKLTQITQDLQPDNFQQLSLFTPLFEIESNHIKTKEPVLYQGSCLEILPTMPAQSIDFVLTSPPYANRYDYTRTYALELVFLGCKEEKVKQLRQAMLSCTVENKDKQDYLKQIYTNQARLQDFLKIESTFEKQEALQEVLEVLELYRQQGKLNNSNITRMLRNYFYEMSFVIYELARLIKPGGIIAMVNDNVQYAGEEVPVDLILCDIAESFGLSVRHIWTLERGKGNSSQQMGNHGRSEIRKSVYIWEK
- the rplD gene encoding 50S ribosomal protein L4 — encoded protein: MVNCTVRNWQGEQIAEATLELKVAKEENASHIVHRALVRQTTNQRQGTVSTKTRSEVRGGGRKPWRQKGTGRARAGSIRSPLWRGGGVIFGPKPRDFNIDMNRKERRLALRTALVSRSEDLIVVEDFAPNLSQPKTKELVAALGRWGIAKEAKVLMILAEKDENIYRSARNVPTIKMIRADGLNIFEILNADKILTTQAALAKIQEVYSA
- a CDS encoding salt stress protein, Slr1339 family gives rise to the protein MESIDDLLAELKAEYQPEKPPALPKQAQKPVIPQIPTVPVKTSAGKPSQTDFLLQQIKAEYEEQEKAEELKKQEEIKQEQIKQQQLIAQQKKGLKKPAEEWLKKLDPLSEEGLWFEEFAYKYPSKLEAAIDYLQALQGS
- a CDS encoding LdpA C-terminal domain-containing domain → MNDFYSPLNSLQQGHWFKLICGASFQHLPAVRNLTLAYALAGADCIDVAADPAVIASAKEALQTANQLAPKAQSRGFKPNPSPLLMVSLNDGEDPHFRKAEFNPNLCPADCPRPCESICPANAIVFNQQQSKVGSRRSPGGSSTFKPPTFQLDKPAPTDKLPAYSGVLDERCYGCGRCVPLCPIGHISTRSYVFTPSALVPVVFSALPDAIEIHTQIGRTEDFQRLWNSIAPWVGQLKLIAISCPDGEGMLEYLRLLLDIIEPLPCPLIWQTDGRPMSGDIGTGATRAAVKLGQKVLNAGLPGYVQLAGGTNAHTVEKLKSTGLLKPTSDGKRYIAGVAYGSYARVLLAPVLEQLDQTNPQNATPRLENRPDLLWQAVRDADSLVSQLKSPHLAQLGTG
- the rplC gene encoding 50S ribosomal protein L3 — encoded protein: MTLGIIGTKLGMTQVFDEQGKAVPVTVVQAGPCPVTQIKTEETDGYTSVQVGFKEVKPKALNKPLLGHLKKAGVEQPVRHLKEYRLENPSEYQLGQQIKADIFTPGQLVDVTGTSIGRGFAGYQKRHNFKRGPMAHGSKNHRLPGSTGAGTTPGRVFPGKRMAGRLGGKQATIRKLTIVRVDAERNLILLKGSVPGKPGALLSIKPAKKVGK
- a CDS encoding NAD(P)H-quinone oxidoreductase subunit N, which codes for MALITTGGGLIRDLENNGAVAVYAPLEGGSEGRYQRRIRARGYTTYNLSSRGLGDLSAYLTGVHGIRPPHLGKKSSSTGAAVGYVYFVPPLIDTQLQNLPPKSKGLVLWILEGAMLSRQEIEYLINLPKIQPKVKIIIEMGGDRVFSWKPLKEALAAA
- a CDS encoding VWA domain-containing protein encodes the protein MTGKKTGVSITERDYTLIIDKSGSMSTRDQTGGKTRWEVMQESTLALARKCEDLDPDGITVYMFSGKFKRYENVTSSKVEQIFIENEPVGRTDLASVLQDALNNYFTNKAAGKTKLNGETILVVTDGEPDDRKAVMRVIIEASGKIDKDEELAISLIQVGTDATATQFLKALDDDLQKIGAKFDIIDTLTIEDMEDMTLSEVLLKAISD
- a CDS encoding 50S ribosomal protein L23, translating into MLKLDERKLADLVRRPIVTEKATVALEQNKYTFEVAPKATKTEIKAAIEYLFEVKVIKVNTHKPPRKKRRVGKFVGFKPQYKRAVVTLAEGDSITLFPEV
- a CDS encoding VWA domain-containing protein, translating into MEGGSLVQDRDYTLIIDKSGSMSTPDQPGGRNRWQTAEESTLAVARKCEQFDPDGITLYVFSGRFRRFENVTSSKVAQIFQENDPSGTTNLAAVLEDATNDYFKRKAAGQTKPNGETILVITDGEPDDRRAVMKVIIEASRKMDRDEELAISMIQVGNDATATRFLKALDDELQGAGAKFDIVDTVTLDDMEGMTLTEVLMSAIAD